GCCCTTCGGCATTCTACTCATCGGCTGCGAATCGGGACCAATGAGTGGACCGGAAGTCGAGTATCCCCACACGGGACCAAGGTGCGCTTGCAATGCCATGCGCTTACAATACCCATTGCCGCGCGTAGCGCGGATTCTGCACGGGCGGGCACAGCTCCACGCCCAGGTTTTTGGAGGTTTATCGTGCGCTTCAGTGGTGTAACCAATAGGCGGAGTCGTGTTCCAGCGACCCTGGCCTCAGTCGTGTCTATAGGCGCCCTTGCCGTGGCCGGTTGCGGCGGTGGAGGCCAACAACCTAACCAAGGCGTGGGCGGTCGTGGCGGCGCCGGCGGAATCGGCGTAGGCGGTCGTGGCGGCGCCGGCGGCGTTGGATTCGGCGGTCGTGGCGGCGCCGGCGGCGTCGGATTCGGCGGTCGTGGCGGCGCCGGCGGAATCGGCGTAGGCGGTCGTGGCGGCCTCGGCGGGGTCGGATTCGGCGGTCGTGGCGGCGTCGGCGGCGTCGGGTTCGGTGGTACTGGCGGCCTCGGCGGGGTCGGATTCGGCGGTCGTGGCGGCGTCGGCGGCGTCGGGTTCGGTGGTACTGGCGGCGTCGGCGGCGTCGGATTCGGTGGTATCGGCGGGGTCGGATTCGGTGGTATCGGCGGGGTCGGATTCGGCGGTATCGGTGCCGCTGGAATCGGCGGCATCCCGGTACCGAGGTGCCCGCAGGGATTCAACTGCGGTCCCCATTCCAGCGGCCAACGCGTGTGCCGGCAGGGAGACAACAACAATCCTCCCCAGCGCGGCTGCACCCAGGCGACAATCAATCAACCCTGCCCCAACGCCAATGCCAGCCCACAGCTGTTTGGTGGCATCTGCCAGAGGCTGGGCGGGCAGCAGTCGGTTCGCTGCGTGGTACGCTGCCTGTAGCCGGCATGGGCGCGTAAACCAACACACACACGGAGTGCGCAAGAAATCGAGGCTGCGGTGGCGCATCGGCCTGATGGCCGGTCGCTGCTGCAGCCTCGCCTTTTTTGGGGGCCCGCAGCAGGTCACTATCCTCTTCGACCGCTCGCGTCGCACCTAACGAGCCCCTGGGGCGGCTGCATCGTTAGCGGGCCCCTGGCCGGCTCCGCCCAGCCGTACGAGCAGGGTGCACCGCGGTGCCGGGCCCGCATCGGTGGCCAGCCTCCGGCACTCTTTCGAACCGAAGCGCGGGATCGAACCGAAGCGCGGGATCGAACCGAAGCGCGGGATCGAACCGAAACGTAGGGGTCGAATCAGAAACGCATGTCGAAACGAAACGCATGCCCACCACCCGCGTTTGCCACCGCGTCCTCGTTGCCGGAGCGTCCGCCGGGATCGCAGGATCGTAGCGACGAGAGCTCCGATGGCGTCAGCGATGCTCCGGTCTCCGGTGCGGCTTCAGCTGCGGATCGACGGCTATCGCAGCCGTAACGGTTCAGGCCCGAGTCAGTCGCGTTTTCAGTCGGTTTGCCGGGCGAGCGCGCTCGCAGGAATCGCCCGGGGAGTACTGCTGGTCTGCGGTTGCAGTTCGGCTGCAGCGCAGCGCAGGGCGAGGCCGATGACGAAAGCCGCCCAGAAAGCCGCCGTGCAGGCGTGGTCACCCGCGAACAATTACCCGCTCGCAGCCCGCCTCGCGCACGCGGCTCTGGATATGGATGGGAGCCGTCGCTAATGGCGCTCGCTGTTCCTGGCGTCGTGGGCGGCGCGAGGTGCAGCCCCGGGTCCGCCGGCGTGCATGAACTCGAACATCGCGTGCCATCGCGTGCCTTCGGCCCACTTCTCGACCTTTGCCTTGACTTCGCGTGCGTCGGCTCGGGTTATTCGAAACTCACCAAACGGTCTCTCGCCCAGCGGGTCGACAAACGAGGTGGTCTTCCAGAACACGGCTTGCCCGGCCACACCGCCGCGGCTGGCCTCCATGCTAGCGGCAACGACCGGTAGGTATCTGAAAGCTCCAAGGAAGTAGACACCCGGCGTGTCGATGGTGAACTCGCCGAGAGACTGAGGCGGGATGTCGTAGCGGAAGTTGACGAAGCTGCGAAGTCCGAGCTTGGGAATCGAGATGAATTTGCCGCCGGTGGATCCGCCGAAGGCGGTCACGGAAAGCGATCCGCGCGACACGTTCTCGCGGTAGAAAATCCCATCCTGCACGGTGAAGTCGAGCTCCTCCGAGGCGCCACCGCTCTCGTAGGCGACCTTGACCCAGCCAAGGTGCGTGGGCGCCTCCCCCATATCGAAATAGCCAAAAACCAGGGACGAATCGGCCCCTGCGGGTGGGCTCAGGCGGATCTGTGCCCCCTTGCCGCAGCCGGCAATCCCGCCGGCCAACAGCGCCCATGCGATCAGCTGAAACCCAAGCCCCGATCGCATCAAAGTCGGTACCCTATGCACCTGGGACATGCTTGCCTCGTCTCCCGAAGGACAACCTCTTTCACGCCCGGCATCGCACTACACAGCCGCCGCGTGACTAGAGCGGGGATGCCGGCCTGAAGCAGCGCGCGGCAACAGCACCTACGCCAGCCCACACGCCCGCGTAGAGTACATGCCCAAGGCCAGATATCAAAGGGAAAGCCCTACTATTCCTGCGGTTTTTCCACGGGCGCCCCGGTGATCGCATCCACCCCGCGCGGCCGTTCTCGACCAGTTATTCTGGGACGGGCCCCGAACCCTACGCTACTCCACTTCGCGCGGCCGCTCGTCGTCTCCGCGAGCCTTCACCGTGAAGTACGTGAAGTTTAGGTAGAGGTAGAGTACGGCAACCAGACAGCCAACCACAACGATACCCGTACCTGGCTGCAGCGCATAAAATGCAGCGCTGCTGAACAGCACGCACTGCAGGAACACCTTGACCAACAGCGGACGCATAGCGGAGGATGCGAGCATAGCACTGACCGGCTCCGGCGGCACCGAACCTCCCTTGGTACCAGGGTAGGGACTTGGGCCCTCAGCGGGGCAGGGTGCGCTTCTTTGGATCGCCGGTATGCGGCTCCGCCAGTTGTCGCAAGAAGCGATACGTGTACAGCCCTGAACCGCAGTCCGGCCAGACCAGGCGCAACGCGTAGTTGCCGATCTCCTCGATCTCCAGCAGCTCCGAGCTGTCGCCGCCAACGAACGTGATGGGACCTTGATGCCCCTGGCAGCTTGCACAGGGACAGTAGCCCCGCAGCAGCTCGAACGAGTAGGTGGTCGTGTCACCGCTCGCCCACCGAATGTCGACCTGCTGAGCGCCGCGGGGAGCGCGCACTTCCACCGGTGTGAGCTGCTGCTGTGTCAGGCCGCCCAACCAAAGGCCTCGATCGTTGCTTCAGCGGGCGCGGGCACACGCGGCCCCCTTGCCCCAACCTGCGGCCCGATCCCCGGCTCCCCGGCGGGCGCCCGGTTACTGAC
The Pseudomonadota bacterium DNA segment above includes these coding regions:
- a CDS encoding DUF971 domain-containing protein; the encoded protein is MGGLTQQQLTPVEVRAPRGAQQVDIRWASGDTTTYSFELLRGYCPCASCQGHQGPITFVGGDSSELLEIEEIGNYALRLVWPDCGSGLYTYRFLRQLAEPHTGDPKKRTLPR